One window of the Pseudofrankia sp. DC12 genome contains the following:
- a CDS encoding GGDEF domain-containing protein, which translates to MTSEIDGRVGHWRGRGQGAAPRGGRKPARLVTSLVEAVAQMATAADCLGAVRRVRAMDRRWRRLVDLTACGATVTSLTAAVILLVGGFPTDRGSPVYTVFLVCYGAALVACTVALVGPRSSPTDPADSLRGSETTRPAGCRRYAVALLDCALIAGSIVLLEWETLLGARSRAGKPDLVQLMFVMVAPVASLILATGAVLVAWFGRPRFRAALVVLGAGLIADGVFLYCTAQDRRYFPPWTTGGFAVACLLVLLAGLAPLRPHAHRNGPAPSWPRAMWMDALLPYAVLGACGLLLAGRLSTGGQLDRYETYGMLSLLLVTFARQMVTSSEKTRLLAETRETERELRYQAFHDPLTGLANRTLFTRQLRRALAPDTDAANHSAQPEAPQPVSVLMMDLDEFKRVNDTFGHAVGDELLQISAERLRAGTRTADTVARLGGDEFAIILHGGCSDTPCQVGERLATAVQAPCELAGRLYTPSASFGLVTLDPAALPASPDILLHQADQAMYTAKRARTRKLVIYRPDLPTLTDHRPGSRALDYRPTHLAV; encoded by the coding sequence GTGACGTCCGAGATCGATGGGCGTGTCGGGCACTGGCGTGGACGTGGTCAGGGAGCAGCCCCGCGTGGCGGTCGCAAGCCCGCCCGACTCGTCACGAGCCTCGTCGAGGCCGTCGCCCAGATGGCCACCGCGGCGGACTGCCTCGGTGCCGTTCGGCGAGTTCGCGCAATGGACCGCCGCTGGCGGCGGCTCGTCGATCTGACGGCCTGCGGCGCGACGGTCACCAGCCTGACAGCGGCGGTGATCCTACTGGTCGGCGGCTTCCCGACTGACCGCGGGTCCCCGGTCTACACCGTCTTCCTCGTTTGCTATGGAGCGGCACTGGTCGCCTGCACCGTGGCTCTGGTCGGGCCGCGTTCCTCGCCCACCGACCCGGCGGACAGCCTGCGCGGGAGTGAGACGACGCGGCCCGCTGGGTGTCGCCGGTATGCGGTCGCCCTGCTGGACTGTGCGCTGATCGCCGGCTCCATCGTCCTGCTGGAGTGGGAGACGCTGCTCGGGGCGCGTTCCCGGGCAGGTAAGCCCGACCTCGTGCAGCTGATGTTCGTGATGGTCGCTCCGGTTGCCAGCCTGATCCTCGCTACGGGCGCGGTGCTGGTCGCCTGGTTCGGCCGGCCGCGCTTCCGAGCGGCGTTGGTGGTGCTCGGTGCGGGCCTAATAGCCGACGGAGTCTTCCTGTACTGCACGGCGCAGGACCGCCGCTACTTTCCGCCGTGGACTACGGGCGGTTTCGCCGTTGCCTGCCTGCTGGTCCTCCTTGCCGGGTTGGCACCGCTACGGCCCCATGCACACCGGAACGGCCCGGCGCCGTCCTGGCCACGGGCGATGTGGATGGACGCCTTGCTGCCGTACGCCGTGCTCGGCGCCTGCGGCCTGCTGCTTGCCGGCAGGCTGTCGACCGGAGGACAGCTCGATCGGTACGAAACGTACGGCATGCTAAGCCTATTGCTGGTGACGTTCGCACGGCAGATGGTGACGTCGTCCGAGAAAACTCGGCTGCTCGCCGAGACCCGAGAGACAGAACGGGAACTGCGGTACCAGGCATTCCATGATCCGCTGACCGGGCTGGCCAACCGGACGCTGTTCACCCGGCAGCTACGACGGGCGCTCGCGCCCGACACCGACGCCGCGAACCACAGCGCCCAACCCGAAGCGCCGCAGCCCGTGTCCGTTCTGATGATGGATCTCGACGAGTTCAAGCGGGTGAACGACACCTTCGGGCATGCCGTCGGCGATGAACTCCTCCAGATCAGCGCCGAGCGGCTGCGGGCAGGCACGCGGACGGCGGACACCGTGGCCCGCCTCGGCGGCGACGAGTTCGCCATCATCCTCCACGGCGGCTGCTCCGACACCCCATGCCAAGTCGGCGAACGGCTCGCAACCGCGGTCCAGGCACCGTGCGAGCTGGCCGGGCGGCTGTACACGCCCAGCGCCAGCTTCGGCCTTGTCACTCTCGACCCAGCGGCCCTGCCGGCCAGTCCCGACATCCTGCTCCACCAAGCCGACCAGGCGATGTACACAGCGAAACGAGCACGCACCCGCAAACTGGTCATCTACCGGCCGGATCTGCCCACCCTCACCGACCATCGCCCGGGCTCGCGAGCTCTGGACTACCGACCCACCCACCTGGCGGTATAG
- a CDS encoding LuxR C-terminal-related transcriptional regulator, whose amino-acid sequence MGNRLRPTLAVSTKFQAPAYDDGLVSRERLIDVLRAGRGRRLALIHAPAGFGKTTLAVQWQRVLRAEGVAVAWLSLDRDDNDAVWFISHLVEAVRRVDPALAGDLVEVLEGHSDDAQRYVLTELVNHIAEHRRPLAIVLDDWHVIEDRQAAAALEFLVDVGPDNLHLIVTSRTRSPAIGRLRVRNQVTEIDAAQLRFDRRESAAFLVDLNALDLDGEDVQRLWSSTDGWVAALQLATLSLRDSDNPAGWIRGFSGRHHSIGDYLAENVLNTLPPDLLDFLLTTSICDRLCGDLAAAVSGQPQGQARLEELERRDMFLRPLDEDREWFRYHHLFAGYLRRRLERDRPDQIATLQRTASAWFADHGLLGEAVTHALAAGNDAGAADLVERQAMHLVEHSRMASLLALVNKLPRSLLPGRPILQIAIAWANCLLQRPRPAQAALDHVRNALASATDDPSKDILGEADVVQACIDVYGDRIDRAATLVAPCIAENSPYRPFLVAVSSNIATFVDIYTFAYDTAQARQQWANRYHEAAGGPFAGVYGHCFAGLAAFAQLDLDTAERLYQEAVALAQKAAGRQSHAARLAGALLGRLHYERGDLDSGERLLDECHELGAESGVADFMIATYPTLARIKALRGDIEHAWSLLDEGSEAARQLALPRLSAAVDYERVRLQLALGEIAGAQNVLAHQDETITRGGDGIAMATRHYQLAMRARVRTAQADYDGALLLLSEIYQESSSVGWRYAETTARIELAVVHSLNGDASAAVRILVPALVAGSRSGLVRTVIDGGPELLKVIGKSRDASRCRRSPAELPDVPSDYLSRLLATAHSDAERAAIPIVERPTERNPIPEEPLNAREVDILRLLDRGLSNKELARNLSLSINTVKWYLKSIYTKLGVARRGESVAEARRRRILT is encoded by the coding sequence ATGGGCAACAGGTTACGTCCGACGCTGGCCGTGTCCACGAAGTTTCAGGCGCCTGCCTATGACGACGGGTTGGTCAGCCGCGAGCGGCTTATCGATGTGCTGCGCGCCGGGCGGGGCAGGCGGCTGGCTTTGATCCACGCGCCCGCGGGGTTCGGCAAGACCACGCTGGCGGTGCAGTGGCAGCGTGTGCTTCGTGCCGAGGGCGTGGCGGTCGCCTGGCTCAGCCTGGACCGGGACGACAACGACGCGGTGTGGTTCATCAGTCATCTCGTCGAGGCTGTGCGCCGGGTCGACCCGGCGCTGGCCGGGGACTTGGTCGAGGTGCTCGAAGGACACTCGGATGATGCGCAACGTTACGTGCTTACCGAGCTGGTCAATCACATCGCCGAGCATCGGCGGCCGTTGGCGATCGTTCTTGATGACTGGCACGTCATCGAGGACCGCCAGGCCGCCGCGGCGCTGGAGTTTCTGGTCGACGTCGGTCCGGACAACCTGCATCTGATCGTTACCAGCCGTACTCGGTCACCCGCGATCGGCCGGCTCAGGGTCCGCAACCAGGTGACCGAGATCGACGCCGCCCAGCTGCGGTTCGACCGGCGGGAGTCCGCGGCGTTCCTCGTTGATCTCAACGCGCTCGATCTTGACGGCGAGGACGTCCAGCGGTTGTGGTCGAGTACCGATGGCTGGGTCGCCGCGCTCCAGCTCGCCACCCTGTCGCTACGGGACAGCGATAACCCTGCTGGGTGGATCCGCGGGTTCTCTGGGCGCCACCACTCAATCGGCGACTACCTCGCCGAGAACGTGCTCAACACCCTGCCGCCCGACCTGCTCGACTTCCTGCTGACGACCTCCATCTGTGATCGTCTCTGCGGTGACCTCGCCGCCGCGGTGAGTGGGCAGCCGCAGGGGCAGGCTCGGCTGGAGGAGCTCGAACGGCGGGACATGTTCCTGCGCCCGCTCGACGAGGACCGGGAATGGTTCCGCTACCACCACCTGTTCGCGGGCTATCTGCGGCGCCGGCTGGAACGCGACCGCCCTGACCAGATCGCCACGCTGCAGCGCACCGCGTCGGCGTGGTTCGCCGATCATGGCCTGCTCGGCGAGGCCGTCACCCACGCCCTGGCCGCGGGCAACGACGCCGGGGCGGCGGATCTGGTGGAACGCCAGGCCATGCACCTGGTCGAACACAGCCGTATGGCCAGCCTGCTCGCCCTGGTCAACAAACTGCCCCGGTCTCTCTTACCGGGCCGGCCGATACTGCAGATCGCGATCGCTTGGGCCAACTGTCTGTTGCAACGCCCCCGACCGGCTCAAGCCGCGCTCGACCATGTGCGCAACGCCCTCGCCTCGGCGACCGACGACCCCAGCAAGGACATCCTGGGCGAAGCGGATGTGGTCCAGGCCTGCATCGATGTCTACGGCGACCGGATCGACCGTGCCGCGACCCTGGTCGCGCCCTGCATCGCCGAGAACTCGCCCTATCGACCGTTCCTGGTCGCAGTTTCGTCCAATATCGCGACGTTTGTAGATATCTACACCTTCGCCTACGACACTGCGCAAGCGCGACAACAGTGGGCCAACAGGTATCACGAAGCCGCAGGCGGGCCCTTCGCCGGCGTCTATGGACACTGCTTCGCCGGACTCGCGGCATTCGCCCAACTCGACCTCGACACCGCCGAACGCCTCTACCAGGAAGCCGTCGCGCTTGCGCAGAAGGCCGCCGGGCGACAGTCGCACGCCGCCCGGCTGGCGGGAGCGCTGCTGGGCAGACTCCACTACGAGCGCGGTGACCTTGACAGCGGCGAGCGGCTCCTCGACGAGTGCCACGAGCTCGGCGCCGAAAGTGGCGTCGCCGACTTCATGATCGCAACTTATCCCACCCTGGCCCGAATCAAGGCCCTACGAGGCGATATCGAACACGCCTGGTCCCTCCTCGATGAAGGCAGCGAAGCGGCACGTCAACTCGCCTTACCGCGGCTGTCAGCCGCCGTCGACTACGAACGCGTGCGGCTTCAGCTGGCCCTTGGAGAAATCGCGGGCGCACAGAACGTGCTTGCCCACCAAGATGAAACCATCACCCGCGGCGGCGACGGCATCGCCATGGCGACCCGCCATTACCAGCTCGCCATGCGAGCGCGCGTCAGGACTGCCCAGGCAGACTACGACGGTGCTCTCCTGCTGCTGTCCGAAATTTACCAGGAGAGCAGCTCCGTGGGCTGGCGCTACGCGGAGACAACCGCGCGTATCGAACTCGCCGTAGTGCACTCGCTAAACGGCGACGCCAGTGCGGCGGTCCGCATCCTCGTGCCCGCGCTCGTCGCCGGTTCGCGGTCCGGTCTTGTGCGGACCGTGATTGACGGCGGGCCCGAGCTCCTGAAGGTCATCGGCAAGTCTCGGGACGCGAGCCGATGCCGCCGATCGCCGGCCGAGTTGCCCGACGTGCCGTCGGACTACCTGTCCAGGCTACTCGCCACGGCCCACTCGGACGCGGAAAGGGCGGCGATCCCCATCGTGGAGCGCCCGACCGAGCGAAATCCCATTCCGGAGGAACCACTCAACGCCCGGGAGGTCGATATCCTTCGTCTGCTGGATCGCGGTTTGTCGAACAAAGAACTTGCCCGCAATCTCAGCCTGAGCATCAACACCGTCAAGTGGTACCTCAAGAGTATCTACACCAAGCTCGGCGTCGCCCGCCGCGGGGAATCAGTCGCGGAGGCACGCCGCCGACGGATTCTGACCTGA
- a CDS encoding acetyl-CoA acetyltransferase has product MKQHDVEIVGWGHTRFGKLPDDTLESLIIAAARDAIDNAELQPRDIDEIVVGTYNGGLQPLAFPSSLALQVYDDLLFTPATRVENACATGSAALLAGIRAIRGGEARRVLVIGAEKMTHAPADVVGRALLAADYEHAGESSATGFAELFATIADAYFAKYGDHSDTLARIAAKNHRNGVANPYAHLRSDLGYDFCRTTGPRNPVVAGPLRRTDCCPISDGAAAVILAAPGNAPSTHAVGIRSMAQCNDFLPASRRDPLAFAAAHRAWQAALKRGGVRLSDLHLLEVHDCFTIAELVEYEVVGLCGPGGGAQVLADGVVDRDGKLPVNPSGGLKAKGHPIGATGVSQHVMAVLQLLGEAGAMQIPGATVAGVFNMGGLTVANYASVLERVR; this is encoded by the coding sequence TTGAAACAGCACGACGTGGAGATCGTGGGTTGGGGGCACACTCGCTTCGGGAAACTTCCCGACGATACGTTGGAATCGCTGATCATCGCCGCGGCGCGGGACGCGATCGACAATGCCGAGTTGCAGCCTCGCGACATCGACGAGATCGTCGTCGGCACCTATAACGGGGGCCTACAGCCCTTGGCGTTCCCGTCGTCGCTGGCGCTACAGGTGTATGACGACCTGCTGTTCACCCCCGCCACCCGGGTGGAGAACGCGTGCGCGACGGGCTCCGCCGCGCTGCTGGCCGGCATCCGGGCCATCAGAGGCGGCGAGGCTCGTCGTGTGCTGGTGATCGGCGCCGAGAAGATGACGCATGCACCGGCGGACGTAGTCGGCCGGGCGCTGCTCGCCGCCGACTACGAGCACGCCGGCGAGTCCTCCGCGACCGGCTTCGCGGAGCTGTTCGCGACGATCGCGGACGCCTATTTCGCCAAATACGGCGACCACAGCGACACGTTGGCCCGGATCGCGGCCAAGAACCACCGCAACGGCGTGGCCAACCCGTACGCCCACCTGCGCTCCGACCTCGGTTACGACTTCTGCCGCACCACAGGTCCGCGCAACCCCGTCGTCGCCGGCCCACTGCGGCGGACGGACTGCTGCCCGATCTCCGACGGCGCAGCCGCCGTCATCCTGGCCGCGCCCGGCAACGCGCCGAGCACCCACGCAGTGGGTATACGGTCGATGGCGCAGTGCAATGATTTCCTGCCCGCCTCCCGACGCGACCCGCTGGCGTTCGCCGCGGCCCACCGTGCGTGGCAGGCGGCGCTGAAGCGGGGCGGCGTGCGGCTGTCCGACCTGCACCTGCTGGAGGTCCACGACTGCTTCACCATCGCCGAGCTCGTCGAGTACGAGGTCGTCGGGTTGTGCGGCCCTGGCGGTGGAGCCCAGGTCCTGGCTGACGGCGTCGTCGATCGGGACGGCAAACTGCCAGTCAACCCGTCCGGCGGGCTGAAGGCCAAAGGTCACCCGATCGGTGCCACCGGCGTGTCCCAACACGTCATGGCTGTGCTCCAACTCCTCGGCGAGGCAGGAGCAATGCAGATCCCAGGCGCCACTGTCGCCGGCGTATTCAACATGGGCGGCCTGACTGTCGCCAACTACGCGAGCGTCTTGGAGCGGGTGCGATGA
- a CDS encoding IS3 family transposase has translation MTVLFHRHAGTYGSPRITADLRERGWKVSKNTVAAVMAEQGLAARRRRRRRGLTKADRGARKPPDLVRRDFAAPDRPDRFWVGDLTEIPNDEGPLYLADILDLHSRRCVGFALGAHHDPELVSRDVLAGHGGTRKRHRAWVAAMGDRPMGIRVRDRRQRGHERVAAMVARPGL, from the coding sequence GTGACGGTCCTGTTCCACCGGCATGCTGGCACCTACGGCTCGCCGCGGATCACCGCCGACCTGCGAGAGAGGGGCTGGAAGGTCTCGAAGAACACCGTCGCCGCGGTGATGGCCGAGCAGGGCCTGGCCGCCCGGCGGCGGCGGCGCCGGCGCGGGCTGACGAAGGCCGACCGCGGGGCGCGTAAGCCCCCGGACCTGGTGCGCCGGGACTTCGCCGCACCGGATCGGCCGGACCGGTTCTGGGTGGGGGACCTGACCGAGATCCCGAACGACGAGGGGCCGCTGTATCTCGCGGACATCCTGGACCTGCACTCCCGCCGGTGCGTCGGGTTCGCCCTCGGCGCCCACCACGACCCGGAACTGGTGTCACGCGACGTTCTAGCTGGCCACGGCGGGACCCGTAAACGTCATCGTGCGTGGGTAGCGGCCATGGGTGATCGTCCGATGGGGATTCGTGTTCGTGACCGACGACAACGTGGGCATGAACGGGTAGCCGCGATGGTGGCTCGTCCTGGGCTGTGA
- a CDS encoding DUF6444 domain-containing protein yields the protein MSSVDQPAPSYDELAVLVVAQAAQVAGLRAALEKAHAEIEALRAQVATSSRNSSKPPSSDGLGKPDPKSRACADRPEAGGSGRA from the coding sequence GTGTCTTCCGTCGATCAGCCCGCGCCGTCGTATGACGAGCTCGCGGTGCTGGTCGTGGCGCAGGCCGCGCAGGTCGCCGGGTTGCGGGCCGCGTTGGAGAAGGCGCACGCCGAGATCGAGGCGTTGCGGGCCCAGGTGGCGACGAGCTCGCGGAACTCCTCGAAGCCGCCGAGCTCGGACGGGCTGGGGAAGCCGGACCCGAAGTCGCGGGCGTGCGCGGACCGGCCGGAAGCCGGGGGGTCAGGAAGGGCATGA
- a CDS encoding GGDEF domain-containing protein: MAFIRQMVTSAENSRLLAETCERERELRHQAFHDPLTGLANRALFARRLQQALTPDTHAASPSTAAVVL; the protein is encoded by the coding sequence GTGGCGTTCATCCGACAGATGGTCACGTCGGCTGAAAACTCCCGGCTGCTCGCCGAAACATGCGAGCGGGAACGGGAACTGCGACACCAGGCGTTCCACGACCCATTGACCGGTCTGGCCAACCGGGCGCTGTTCGCCCGCCGGCTACAGCAGGCGCTCACCCCCGACACCCATGCAGCGAGCCCTAGTACGGCAGCCGTCGTTTTGTGA
- a CDS encoding Type 1 glutamine amidotransferase-like domain-containing protein, whose translation MDLRDYFGRPSALLAVLSSVDLIYVRGGSAFVLRRAYLHSGADDIIRELLARDAVAYAGYSAGPAMLGSTLEGIEGDIDDPCLTPPGYPSGPVPYAGLGVLPYAIVPHYRSDHPESPGMEQAVKYLIDNHVPFVALRDGQALVVDGADTTVVE comes from the coding sequence GTGGACCTGCGCGACTATTTCGGCCGCCCCTCGGCCCTGCTGGCCGTGCTGTCGTCCGTCGACCTGATCTACGTGCGCGGCGGCAGCGCGTTCGTCCTCCGACGTGCCTACCTGCACAGCGGTGCCGACGACATCATTCGTGAGCTTCTGGCCCGGGACGCGGTGGCCTACGCGGGCTACAGTGCCGGTCCGGCCATGCTGGGCTCCACGCTGGAGGGCATCGAGGGGGACATCGATGATCCGTGCCTCACACCGCCTGGCTATCCCTCCGGCCCCGTCCCCTATGCCGGCCTGGGGGTGCTGCCTTACGCAATCGTTCCGCACTACCGCTCCGACCACCCCGAGTCACCCGGAATGGAACAGGCTGTCAAATATCTGATCGACAACCACGTCCCCTTCGTCGCCCTGCGTGACGGACAGGCGCTCGTCGTCGATGGAGCGGACACCACCGTTGTCGAATGA
- a CDS encoding transposase, whose protein sequence is MTRWILTHPDRLDADDTAALKKILERSPPLAAATAHVAGSAEMLVERHGDRLDAWISAVEADDQPDLHRFTHGLRRDHAAVLAGLTQPHSSGVIEGNVNRIKTIKRQMYGRASFDLLRKRVLLTR, encoded by the coding sequence CTGACCCGCTGGATCCTCACCCACCCCGACCGGCTCGACGCCGACGACACCGCCGCCCTGAAGAAGATCCTCGAGCGCAGCCCGCCGCTCGCCGCGGCCACGGCCCACGTCGCCGGCTCCGCCGAGATGCTCGTCGAACGCCACGGCGACCGGCTCGACGCCTGGATCAGCGCCGTCGAGGCCGACGACCAGCCCGACTTGCACCGCTTCACCCACGGCCTGCGCCGCGACCACGCCGCCGTCCTCGCCGGACTCACCCAACCCCACAGCTCCGGCGTCATCGAAGGCAACGTCAACCGCATCAAAACGATCAAAAGACAGATGTACGGCCGCGCCAGTTTCGACCTGCTCCGCAAACGCGTGCTACTCACCAGATGA
- a CDS encoding MarR family transcriptional regulator, which yields MPPSRDALDLAAALGALHRQVNILYGVIARRFGFTTQQIELLCHLVDRAPSLGELAATLGCDKTNVTGMVDRLERRGLVRRTTDPADRRVSRVTLSEQGAALAPRIRSAVAEAIADTLGSLDTADRGRLTDLALAAVHALRAGPSGLATSPPLP from the coding sequence GTGCCACCCAGTCGGGACGCTCTCGACCTCGCTGCCGCGCTCGGCGCGCTGCATCGCCAGGTGAACATCCTTTACGGGGTGATCGCCCGCCGGTTCGGCTTCACCACGCAGCAGATTGAGCTGCTCTGCCACCTCGTCGACCGCGCACCGTCGCTCGGCGAGCTCGCCGCCACGCTCGGCTGTGACAAGACCAACGTGACGGGAATGGTCGACCGGCTCGAACGGCGCGGGCTCGTCCGCAGGACCACCGACCCGGCCGACCGGAGAGTCAGCCGGGTGACGCTCTCCGAGCAGGGCGCGGCCCTCGCGCCCCGAATCCGCTCGGCGGTGGCTGAGGCCATTGCGGACACCCTCGGCTCGCTTGACACGGCGGACCGCGGCCGCCTCACCGACCTCGCCCTGGCAGCCGTGCACGCCCTACGCGCGGGTCCGTCAGGGCTCGCGACATCGCCCCCTCTTCCCTGA
- a CDS encoding transposase family protein, with amino-acid sequence MSVTYTSVLPLSDHTVVRLATLLIAERRRIGTRSGTRALSPWEQAVFVLRWFCDGTPVIRLCRDNNIGKSVGYRYLHEGLAVLAWQAPDLRNALIAAKFAGYDHVIVDGTVIETDRVTVPGPTKGVDLWWSGKIKNHGANVQVVSGPEDGWPLWVSDVRPGREHDTTALRASGAPEVFEEWFADGGQVLGDGGYEAFGTQEGQFAVPFKKPKGGELTAEQKLHNRIHYALRAVGERANALLKVTFRLLRNVTIDPWKIGLVAKASLVILHTEYQRTT; translated from the coding sequence ATGAGTGTCACATACACGAGCGTCCTGCCCCTGAGCGATCACACGGTCGTCCGCCTTGCCACGCTCCTGATTGCGGAACGTAGGCGGATCGGTACGCGGAGCGGGACCCGCGCCCTGTCTCCATGGGAGCAGGCCGTGTTCGTCCTGCGCTGGTTCTGTGACGGAACCCCGGTCATCCGGCTGTGTCGGGACAACAACATCGGCAAGTCGGTGGGCTACCGCTACCTGCACGAGGGCCTCGCAGTCCTGGCCTGGCAGGCCCCTGACCTGCGCAACGCACTGATCGCCGCGAAGTTCGCCGGCTACGACCACGTGATCGTCGACGGGACGGTGATCGAGACCGACCGGGTGACCGTCCCCGGCCCGACGAAGGGCGTGGACCTGTGGTGGTCAGGAAAAATCAAGAACCACGGCGCGAACGTGCAAGTCGTCTCGGGTCCCGAGGACGGCTGGCCGCTGTGGGTGTCCGACGTCCGTCCCGGCCGGGAGCACGACACCACCGCCCTGCGCGCCTCCGGCGCCCCGGAGGTCTTCGAGGAGTGGTTCGCCGACGGCGGGCAGGTGCTCGGCGACGGCGGCTACGAAGCGTTCGGAACCCAGGAGGGGCAGTTCGCGGTCCCGTTCAAGAAGCCGAAGGGCGGGGAGCTGACCGCCGAACAGAAACTGCACAACCGCATCCACTACGCCCTGCGGGCGGTCGGGGAGCGCGCGAACGCGCTGCTCAAGGTCACCTTCCGCCTGCTCCGCAACGTCACGATCGACCCCTGGAAGATCGGGCTGGTCGCGAAAGCGTCCCTCGTCATCCTCCACACCGAGTACCAGAGGACCACCTGA
- the ltrA gene encoding group II intron reverse transcriptase/maturase produces MSQPKPFDIDKRLFVEAFGRVRANKGAAGVDGTSIATFESRLKDNLYKTWNRMSSGTYFPSPLREVVIPKPEGGSRVLAVPTVADRVAQTVAVLVLDPRVEPMFHRDSYGYRPGRSPLDAVAAARTRCWKNDWVIDLDIRAFFDSVPWDKLMAAVHRHLDWDTRWVGLYVERWLRAPLVRADGTREERTRGCPQGSPVSPLLANIYLHYAFDTWMIREFPGVLFERFSDDVVVHCTSEQQARRVLADIRGRLAECGLELNESKTQVVYCADDGRRKPWDGPTGFDFLGYTFHARTVRRRDGALFVGFTPAISDRNAKRLRRQIRRWRLHRRTAGTLQDLAARINPLIRGWINYYGAFTPSRLAPTLRLIDAYLARWLQRKYRRFRRRWRRSLRFLAEVRRRDPGLFAHWQQPLAVGRTARAG; encoded by the coding sequence GTGTCACAGCCGAAACCGTTTGACATTGACAAGCGGCTGTTCGTGGAGGCTTTTGGGAGAGTCCGGGCCAACAAGGGTGCGGCGGGAGTCGACGGGACGTCGATCGCCACGTTCGAGAGCAGGCTTAAAGACAACCTGTACAAGACGTGGAATCGGATGTCGTCGGGTACCTACTTCCCGTCGCCGTTGCGTGAGGTGGTGATACCGAAGCCGGAGGGTGGCTCGCGCGTGTTGGCGGTGCCGACCGTGGCGGATCGGGTCGCGCAGACGGTGGCCGTGCTGGTCCTGGACCCGCGAGTGGAGCCGATGTTCCATCGGGACTCCTACGGGTACCGGCCAGGGCGCTCGCCGCTGGACGCGGTCGCGGCCGCACGTACGCGGTGCTGGAAGAACGACTGGGTCATCGACCTGGATATTCGGGCGTTCTTCGACAGCGTGCCGTGGGATAAGCTGATGGCGGCGGTGCACCGGCACCTCGACTGGGATACCCGATGGGTCGGGCTGTATGTGGAGCGCTGGCTGAGGGCTCCCCTGGTCCGAGCGGACGGGACCCGGGAAGAACGGACACGGGGATGCCCGCAGGGGTCGCCTGTGTCACCATTGCTGGCTAACATCTATCTTCACTATGCGTTCGACACCTGGATGATCCGGGAATTTCCGGGTGTCCTGTTCGAGCGGTTCAGTGACGATGTGGTCGTGCACTGCACCAGCGAGCAGCAGGCTCGCAGGGTGCTGGCGGATATACGCGGCCGGCTGGCGGAATGTGGCTTGGAACTGAACGAGTCCAAGACCCAGGTCGTTTACTGCGCGGACGACGGACGGAGGAAACCCTGGGACGGGCCGACGGGCTTCGACTTCCTTGGGTACACGTTCCATGCCCGGACGGTTCGCCGCCGGGACGGGGCACTGTTCGTCGGTTTCACTCCCGCGATCAGCGACAGGAATGCCAAACGGCTACGCCGCCAGATACGCCGGTGGAGGTTGCATCGGCGCACGGCCGGGACTCTCCAGGACCTGGCAGCGAGAATCAATCCGCTGATCAGGGGTTGGATCAACTACTACGGTGCGTTTACACCGTCTCGGTTGGCTCCGACCCTCCGCCTGATCGACGCCTACCTGGCGCGATGGCTGCAACGCAAATACAGGCGGTTCCGACGGCGGTGGCGCCGGTCGCTACGGTTCCTCGCGGAGGTACGTCGCCGCGACCCGGGACTGTTCGCGCACTGGCAGCAACCGCTGGCGGTCGGTAGGACAGCACGAGCCGGATGA